A region from the Rhodamnia argentea isolate NSW1041297 chromosome 7, ASM2092103v1, whole genome shotgun sequence genome encodes:
- the LOC115741828 gene encoding DExH-box ATP-dependent RNA helicase DExH1 isoform X1 — MFAFPAILFTLFSVRPRASLSAAPALLLRSGAFPPRFAFSASAMSHRPNYQGGRRGGGAASGRGGGRRSGGGGGGRGGRGGRGEQRWWDPVWRAERLRQQAAEMEVFDDNEWWSKMEQFKSGGEQEMIIKRNYSRADQDILLDMAYQLGLHFHAYNKGKVLVVSKVPLPDYRADLDERHGSTQKTIQMSSETQRLVGELLVSSAVSVGSSSFSSSQGDKQLLPAGNKEKSVSVLEIDSAKERLNAELKAKQEKMKDSADVKAMWSFREKLPAFKVKAEFLKAMANNQVLVVSGETGCGKTTQLPQFILEEEISSLRGADCSIICTQPRRISAISVAARISSERGEALGETVGYQIRLETKSSADTRLLFCTTGVLLRRLAQDPKLTGVSHLLVDEIHERGINEDFLLIILRDLIPNRPDLRIILMSATINADLFSKYFGNAPTLHIPGLTFPVAELFLEDVLEKTHYNIKSEFDNFQGSSRRRRKQQDSKKDPVTELFEDVDIDSHYRSYSRSTRESLEAWSGSLIDLGLVESTLEYICHHEGDGAILVFLTGWDDISKLLDKVKVNHLLGDQSRILVLPLHGSMPTVNQREIFDRPPPGKRKIVLATNIAESSITIDDVVYVVDCGKAKETSYDALNKLACLLPSWISKASARQRRGRAGRVQPGVCYRLYPRIVHDAMLQFQLPEILRTPLQELCLHIKSLQLGAIGSFLSKALQPPDHLAVQNAIELLKTIGALDDKEDLTPLGRHLCTLHVDPNIGKMLLMGSIFQCLTPALIIAAALAYRDPFVLPINRKEEADEAKRSFAGDSCSDHIALLKAFEGWKEAKRSAKERSFCWENYLSPVTLQMMDDMRMQFLNLLSDIGFVDKSKGPSAYNHYSNDLEMVSAILCAGLYPNVVQCKRRGKRTAFYTKEVGKVDIHPASVNAGIHLFPLPYLIYSEKVKTTSIFIRDSTNISDYALLLFGGNLVPSKSGEGIEMLDGYLHFSASKSVLELIRKLRGELDKLLNRKIEEPGLDISSEGKGVVAAAVELLHSQNVHY; from the exons ATGTTCGCTTTCCCTGCGATCCTCTTCACTCTCTTCTCCGTCCGTCCGCGCGCCTCGCTCTCCGCCGCTCCAGCCCTCCTCCTCCGCTCCGGAGCCTTCCCTCCTCGATTCGCCTTCTCCGCTTCAGCAATGTCTCACCGCCCCAACTACCAGGGCGGCCGCCGAGGAGGCGGCGCCGCCAGCGGCCGCGGCGGAGGCCGCCGGAgcggtggcggaggaggcggcAGAGGAGGCCGCGGCGGCCGCGGGGAGCAGCGGTGGTGGGACCCGGTGTGGCGCGCTGAGCGTCTTCGGCAACAGGCAGCTGAG ATGGAAGTTTTTGATGACAATGAGTGGTGGAGTAAGATGGAGCAATTCAAAAGTGGTGGAGAGCAGGAGATGATAATTAAGCGTAACTATAGCCGTGCAGATCAGGACATCCTTTTGGACATGGCTTACCAGCTGGGGCTGCACTT CCATGCATACAATAAAGGGAAGGTACTTGTTGTTAGCAAAGTTCCACTGCCAGATTATCGGGCAGATCTTGATGAGCGCCATGGATCCACACAAAAGACG ATTCAAATGTCTTCAGAAACCCAGAGACTTGTTGGAGAGCTTTTAGTTAGTTCCGCGGTATCTGTTGGCAGCTCCTCTTTCTCATCTAGTCAGGGAGATAAACAATTATTACCAGCTGGAAATAAAGAGAAATCTGTCTCTGTTTTGGAGATCGATTCTGCTAAGGAGAGACTAAATGCTGAACTTAAGGCTAAGCAAGAAAAGATGAAG GATAGCGCCGATGTCAAGGCAATGTGGTCTTTCCGGGAAAAACTTCCTGCATTTAAAGTGAAAGCCGAGTTCCTAAAAGCTATGGCAAATAATCAG GTACTAGTAGTATCTGGAGAAACAGGTTGTGGTAAGACTACACAGCTTCCTCAATTCATTCTAGAAGAGGAGATATCTTCTCTTCGCGGAGCCGACTGCAGCATAATATGTACCCAACCACGTCGTATATCTGCCATATCTGTTGCTGCTCGAATATCTTCTGAAAGGGGAGAGGCACTTGGTGAAACTGTTGGATATCAGATCCGTCTGGAAACTAAGTCTTCTGCAGACACAAGGCTGCTATTTTGCACCACTGGAGTACTACTTAGGCGACTG GCTCAAGACCCGAAATTGACCGGTGTAAGCCACTTGCTTGTGGATGAAATACATGAAAGAGGCATTAACGAAGACTTCCTGTTGATAATTCTGCGTGATCTTATTCCAAATCGTCCAGATTTACGGATTATTCTGATGAGTGCAACCATTAATGCTGACTTGTTTTCCAAATATTTTGGAAATGCTCCCACTTTGCATATACCG GGCTTGACTTTCCCTGTGGCAGAGTTGTTCCTAGAAGATGTGTTGGAGAAAACTCATTACAATATAAAGTCAGAGTTTGATAACTTTCAGGGAAGttcaagaaggaggaggaagcagCAAGATTCGAAGAAAGATCCTGTGACTGAACTTTTTGAG GATGTTGACATCGATTCTCATTATAGAAGCTACAGCAGATCAACAAGAGAGTCTCTTGAAGCTTGGTCAGGTTCACTGATTGATTTGGGTCTG GTGGAGTCAACTCTTGAATATATATGTCACCATGAAGGTGATGGAGCCATTCTTGTATTTCTCACTGGATGGGATGACATTTCAAAGCTGCTTGACAAGGTTAAAGTTAACCATCTGCTTGGGGATCAGAGCAGGATTCTTGTTCTTCCGCTACATGGTTCCATGCCGACTGTCAATCAGCGGGAAATATTTGACCGTCCCCCACCAGGTAAGAG GAAGATCGTGCTGGCAACAAATATTGCAGAGAGCAGTATTACGAtagatgatgttgtttatgTTGTTGATTGCGGAAAGGCAAAAGAAACTAGTTACGATGCTCTGAACAAGCTGGCTTGTCTTTTGCCATCCTGGATTTCAAAGGCCTCAGCACGTCAG AGGAGAGGACGTGCTGGACGTGTGCAACCAGGAGTTTGTTATAGGCTTTATCCAAGAATCGTTCATGATGCAATGCTCCAGTTTCAACTTCCGGAAATTCTCCGGACTCCTCTACAAGAACTTTGCCTTCACATTAAGAGCTTGCAACTTGGTGCAATTGGATCATTTTTGTCCAAGGCACTTCAGCCACCTGACCATCTTGCTGTTCAAAATGCTATTGAACTGCTAAAAACAATAGGGGCTCTCGATGATAAGGAGGATCTTACTCCACTTG GCCGCCACCTATGTACTTTACATGTGGATCCAAATATCGGGAAGATGCTTTTGATGGGGTCCATATTTCAATGTCTGACTCCTGCCCTAATCATCGCTGCTGCTCTTGCATACCGTGACCCATTTGTCCTTCCAATAAATAGAAAAGAGGAAGCTGATGAAGCAAAAAGATCATTTGCCGGTGATTCTTGCAG TGACCACATAGCACTTCTGAAAGCTTTCGAAGGGTGGAAAGAGGCAAAACGAAGTGCGAAGGAAAGATCATTCTGCTGGGAAAACTACTTGTCCCCAGTGACCTTGCAGATGATGGATGACATGAGAATGCAGTTCCTAAATCTCCTTTCCGATATTGGCTTTGTAGACAAATCAAAGGGCCCTAGT GCATACAATCATTATAGTAATGACTTGGAGATGGTATCTGCAATTCTCTGTGCTGGGCTTTACCCAAATGTTGTTCAAtgcaaaagaagaggaaagcgGACGGCATTTTACACTAAAGAAGTTGGTAAAGTGGACATTCACCCAGCATCTGTCAATGCAGGCATTCATCTATTCCCTTTGCCTTACTTGATATACAGCGAAAAGGTGAAAACTACCAGCATTTTTATCCGGGACTCCACGAATATATCAGATTATGCTTTACTTCTTTTTGGCGGAAACCTTGTTCCCAGCAAAAGTGGGGAGGGTATTGAAATGCTTGATGGCTACCTTCACTTCTCTGCATCAAAGAGTGTGTTGGAGTTGATACGG AAATTGAGAGGAGAGCTGGACAAGCTTCTGAATAGGAAGATTGAAGAACCTGGCCTGGACATTTCCAGTGAGGGAAAAGGGGTGGTGGCGGCTGCAGTTGAGTTGCTTCACAGTCAGAATGTACATTACTAA
- the LOC115741828 gene encoding DExH-box ATP-dependent RNA helicase DExH1 isoform X2 codes for MSSETQRLVGELLVSSAVSVGSSSFSSSQGDKQLLPAGNKEKSVSVLEIDSAKERLNAELKAKQEKMKDSADVKAMWSFREKLPAFKVKAEFLKAMANNQVLVVSGETGCGKTTQLPQFILEEEISSLRGADCSIICTQPRRISAISVAARISSERGEALGETVGYQIRLETKSSADTRLLFCTTGVLLRRLAQDPKLTGVSHLLVDEIHERGINEDFLLIILRDLIPNRPDLRIILMSATINADLFSKYFGNAPTLHIPGLTFPVAELFLEDVLEKTHYNIKSEFDNFQGSSRRRRKQQDSKKDPVTELFEDVDIDSHYRSYSRSTRESLEAWSGSLIDLGLVESTLEYICHHEGDGAILVFLTGWDDISKLLDKVKVNHLLGDQSRILVLPLHGSMPTVNQREIFDRPPPGKRKIVLATNIAESSITIDDVVYVVDCGKAKETSYDALNKLACLLPSWISKASARQRRGRAGRVQPGVCYRLYPRIVHDAMLQFQLPEILRTPLQELCLHIKSLQLGAIGSFLSKALQPPDHLAVQNAIELLKTIGALDDKEDLTPLGRHLCTLHVDPNIGKMLLMGSIFQCLTPALIIAAALAYRDPFVLPINRKEEADEAKRSFAGDSCSDHIALLKAFEGWKEAKRSAKERSFCWENYLSPVTLQMMDDMRMQFLNLLSDIGFVDKSKGPSAYNHYSNDLEMVSAILCAGLYPNVVQCKRRGKRTAFYTKEVGKVDIHPASVNAGIHLFPLPYLIYSEKVKTTSIFIRDSTNISDYALLLFGGNLVPSKSGEGIEMLDGYLHFSASKSVLELIRKLRGELDKLLNRKIEEPGLDISSEGKGVVAAAVELLHSQNVHY; via the exons ATGTCTTCAGAAACCCAGAGACTTGTTGGAGAGCTTTTAGTTAGTTCCGCGGTATCTGTTGGCAGCTCCTCTTTCTCATCTAGTCAGGGAGATAAACAATTATTACCAGCTGGAAATAAAGAGAAATCTGTCTCTGTTTTGGAGATCGATTCTGCTAAGGAGAGACTAAATGCTGAACTTAAGGCTAAGCAAGAAAAGATGAAG GATAGCGCCGATGTCAAGGCAATGTGGTCTTTCCGGGAAAAACTTCCTGCATTTAAAGTGAAAGCCGAGTTCCTAAAAGCTATGGCAAATAATCAG GTACTAGTAGTATCTGGAGAAACAGGTTGTGGTAAGACTACACAGCTTCCTCAATTCATTCTAGAAGAGGAGATATCTTCTCTTCGCGGAGCCGACTGCAGCATAATATGTACCCAACCACGTCGTATATCTGCCATATCTGTTGCTGCTCGAATATCTTCTGAAAGGGGAGAGGCACTTGGTGAAACTGTTGGATATCAGATCCGTCTGGAAACTAAGTCTTCTGCAGACACAAGGCTGCTATTTTGCACCACTGGAGTACTACTTAGGCGACTG GCTCAAGACCCGAAATTGACCGGTGTAAGCCACTTGCTTGTGGATGAAATACATGAAAGAGGCATTAACGAAGACTTCCTGTTGATAATTCTGCGTGATCTTATTCCAAATCGTCCAGATTTACGGATTATTCTGATGAGTGCAACCATTAATGCTGACTTGTTTTCCAAATATTTTGGAAATGCTCCCACTTTGCATATACCG GGCTTGACTTTCCCTGTGGCAGAGTTGTTCCTAGAAGATGTGTTGGAGAAAACTCATTACAATATAAAGTCAGAGTTTGATAACTTTCAGGGAAGttcaagaaggaggaggaagcagCAAGATTCGAAGAAAGATCCTGTGACTGAACTTTTTGAG GATGTTGACATCGATTCTCATTATAGAAGCTACAGCAGATCAACAAGAGAGTCTCTTGAAGCTTGGTCAGGTTCACTGATTGATTTGGGTCTG GTGGAGTCAACTCTTGAATATATATGTCACCATGAAGGTGATGGAGCCATTCTTGTATTTCTCACTGGATGGGATGACATTTCAAAGCTGCTTGACAAGGTTAAAGTTAACCATCTGCTTGGGGATCAGAGCAGGATTCTTGTTCTTCCGCTACATGGTTCCATGCCGACTGTCAATCAGCGGGAAATATTTGACCGTCCCCCACCAGGTAAGAG GAAGATCGTGCTGGCAACAAATATTGCAGAGAGCAGTATTACGAtagatgatgttgtttatgTTGTTGATTGCGGAAAGGCAAAAGAAACTAGTTACGATGCTCTGAACAAGCTGGCTTGTCTTTTGCCATCCTGGATTTCAAAGGCCTCAGCACGTCAG AGGAGAGGACGTGCTGGACGTGTGCAACCAGGAGTTTGTTATAGGCTTTATCCAAGAATCGTTCATGATGCAATGCTCCAGTTTCAACTTCCGGAAATTCTCCGGACTCCTCTACAAGAACTTTGCCTTCACATTAAGAGCTTGCAACTTGGTGCAATTGGATCATTTTTGTCCAAGGCACTTCAGCCACCTGACCATCTTGCTGTTCAAAATGCTATTGAACTGCTAAAAACAATAGGGGCTCTCGATGATAAGGAGGATCTTACTCCACTTG GCCGCCACCTATGTACTTTACATGTGGATCCAAATATCGGGAAGATGCTTTTGATGGGGTCCATATTTCAATGTCTGACTCCTGCCCTAATCATCGCTGCTGCTCTTGCATACCGTGACCCATTTGTCCTTCCAATAAATAGAAAAGAGGAAGCTGATGAAGCAAAAAGATCATTTGCCGGTGATTCTTGCAG TGACCACATAGCACTTCTGAAAGCTTTCGAAGGGTGGAAAGAGGCAAAACGAAGTGCGAAGGAAAGATCATTCTGCTGGGAAAACTACTTGTCCCCAGTGACCTTGCAGATGATGGATGACATGAGAATGCAGTTCCTAAATCTCCTTTCCGATATTGGCTTTGTAGACAAATCAAAGGGCCCTAGT GCATACAATCATTATAGTAATGACTTGGAGATGGTATCTGCAATTCTCTGTGCTGGGCTTTACCCAAATGTTGTTCAAtgcaaaagaagaggaaagcgGACGGCATTTTACACTAAAGAAGTTGGTAAAGTGGACATTCACCCAGCATCTGTCAATGCAGGCATTCATCTATTCCCTTTGCCTTACTTGATATACAGCGAAAAGGTGAAAACTACCAGCATTTTTATCCGGGACTCCACGAATATATCAGATTATGCTTTACTTCTTTTTGGCGGAAACCTTGTTCCCAGCAAAAGTGGGGAGGGTATTGAAATGCTTGATGGCTACCTTCACTTCTCTGCATCAAAGAGTGTGTTGGAGTTGATACGG AAATTGAGAGGAGAGCTGGACAAGCTTCTGAATAGGAAGATTGAAGAACCTGGCCTGGACATTTCCAGTGAGGGAAAAGGGGTGGTGGCGGCTGCAGTTGAGTTGCTTCACAGTCAGAATGTACATTACTAA
- the LOC115741866 gene encoding dof zinc finger protein DOF3.5-like — MEAAWKPNVEMSPNCPRCGSSNTKFCYYNNYSLTQPRYFCKGCRRYWTKGGSLRNVPIGGGCRKNRRAKCIRISSGASASTAYLAAAASNPFGSRLSCGALLEDGNSSLADLTSSPNGGSHIDLALVYSNYLNQKPELAHEELAGGESERPGTQPLANVKQVHDLDDFELMPGNELLGCEFISDLFAETHLSNGNNQMYPHPHHHHGGDPNNLNGISDRIQPCDSGDAGYFSELPPLPSEGGGKWLNEPDHLMVNHGFGCTELLPVLGPQANPDVFITNWRELDVSVQDATFSRK, encoded by the coding sequence ATGGAGGCAGCATGGAAGCCGAATGTTGAGATGTCACCCAACTGTCCACGCTGCGGATCTTCCAACACCAAGTTCTGCTACTACAACAACTACAGCCTCACTCAGCCCAGGTACTTCTGCAAAGGTTGCCGGAGGTACTGGACCAAGGGCGGCTCTCTCCGGAACGTCCCCATCGGTGGCGGCTGCCGGAAGAACAGGAGGGCCAAGTGCATACGAATATCCTCTGGCGCTTCTGCTTCGACGGCTTACCTTGCTGCCGCCGCCAGCAACCCTTTTGGGAGCAGGTTGTCGTGCGGTGCTTTGTTGGAGGACGGCAATAGTTCCTTGGCCGATCTGACTAGCTCGCCCAATGGCGGGTCGCATATCGATCTCGCGCTCGTCTACTCAAATTACTTGAATCAGAAGCCTGAACTGGCACATGAAGAGTTGGCCGGTGGCGAATCCGAACGCCCCGGCACCCAGCCTCTGGCAAACGTAAAGCAAGTTCATGACTTGGACGATTTCGAGTTGATGCCTGGAAATGAGCTTCTTGGATGCGAGTTCATTTCCGACCTTTTTGCTGAGACTCACTTGAGCAACGGAAATAACCAGATGTAccctcatcctcatcatcatcacggAGGTGACCCCAACAATCTTAACGGGATCAGCGATCGGATTCAACCGTGCGACAGCGGCGATGCGGGCTACTTTAGCGAGTTGCCACCTTTGCCAAGTGAAGGGGGCGGCAAGTGGTTGAATGAACCTGACCATTTGATGGTGAATCATGGGTTTGGGTGCACAGAGCTCTTGCCAGTTCTTGGTCCACAGGCTAATCCAGACGTATTTATCACTAACTGGAGGGAACTTGATGTGTCTGTTCAGGATGCAACTTTCTCCAGGAAATGA
- the LOC115741897 gene encoding E3 ubiquitin-protein ligase PUB23-like, producing the protein MDNNEVEVPRFFLCPISLEIMRDPVTLSTGITYDRESIETWLSTSKNSLCPVTKQPISDEDLTPNHTLRRLIQSWCTLNSSKGIERIPTPRAPISKAQITEILRDAEKPQLQQKCLRRLRSIASRNTSAKRCMEAAGAVEFLASVINTNSQDQSLASEDGSLLNIKAPSDDALCILYNLQLSEQGLKSLVAKDSEFTESLTRIMQRGPYDSRAYAVLLLKSMFEVAEPMQIITLRQEFFAEAVQVLHDHISQQATKDTLKLLINLCPWGRNRIKAVESGAVSVLIELLLDCSDRRTCELILMLLEMLCQCAEGRSELLSHGAGLSIVSKKILRVSQVASERAVRILLYVSKFSATTSVAQEMLQLGIAMKLCLVLQVDCGRKIKEKAIEILKLHARVWKHSPCLPSNLLSSYPS; encoded by the coding sequence ATGGACAACAATGAAGTGGAAGTGCCTCGATTCTTCCTCTGCCCTATCTCGCTGGAGATCATGAGAGATCCGGTCACCTTGTCAACAGGGATAACCTACGACCGAGAGAGCATCGAGACATGGCTGTCCACGTCCAAAAACAGCTTGTGCCCCGTCACCAAGCAGCCGATCTCTGATGAGGACCTGACCCCCAACCACACCCTCCGCCGACTGATCCAATCTTGGTGCACCCTCAACTCATCTAAAGGCATCGAGCGAATCCCGACTCCCAGGGCTCCCATCAGCAAAGCCCAGATCACCGAGATCCTGCGCGATGCCGAGAAGCCTCAGCTCCAGCAGAAGTGCCTTAGGCGGCTGAGATCTATCGCTTCTCGTAATACTTCAGCCAAGCGTTGCATGGAAGCTGCCGGTGCTGTCGAGTTCCTGGCCTCGGTGATAAACACCAACTCGCAAGATCAGTCATTGGCGTCGGAAGACGGGTCACTTCTCAACATCAAAGCACCGAGCGACGACGCTCTGTGCATCCTCTACAATCTGCAGCTCTCCGAGCAGGGCCTTAAGAGCCTTGTGGCCAAGGACAGTGAGTTCACTGAGTCGCTCACGCGCATCATGCAGCGTGGGCCCTACGACTCGAGGGCGTACGCTGTGCTGCTGCTCAAGTCGATGTTCGAGGTCGCTGAACCGATGCAGATCATCACGCTGAGGCAGGAGTTCTTTGCTGAGGCGGTCCAAGTCCTGCACGACCATATCTCTCAGCAGGCCACCAAGGACACGCTGAAGCTACTGATAAACCTATGCCCTTGGGGCCGAAACAGGATCAAAGCCGTCGAGTCCGGGGCAGTCTCGGTATTGATCGAGCTGCTTCTTGATTGCTCTGACCGCAGGACATGCGAGTTAATATTGATGTTGTTGGAGATGCTGTGTCAATGTGCCGAGGGGAGGTCGGAGTTGCTAAGCCACGGGGCGGGCCTCTCGATTGTGTCGAAGAAGATACTTAGGGTTTCGCAGGTGGCTAGCGAGAGGGCAGTCCGAATTCTGCTCTATGTCTCCAAGTTCTCGGCAACTACGAGCGTGGCGCAAGAGATGTTGCAGTTGGGCATCGCAATGAAGCTGTGTTTGGTTCTGCAGGTGGACTGCGGGAGGAAGATCAAAGAAAAGGCGATTGAGATACTGAAATTGCATGCCAGGGTTTGGAAGCACTCTCCTTGCTTACCCTCCAATTTGCTCTCTTCATACCCATCTTGA